A window of candidate division KSB1 bacterium genomic DNA:
GCCGCCATGGCACCCCACAAAAGGGACCCATGCTGGCCGTTCTGTCGCTTTGTTTTGGAGTGCATCAAATAGTATTTGCTTTGCCATCTTCCTCCCGTACGATTTAATTCTTTTGCGTTAAAATTTTAAATCCTGGGTAATGCATTTGTAATTGATAAAGCGAATTGGTTTCTACCTCGGTGAGATAAAGCGTTTTTAGATCATCACCACCGAATTCCAAATTTGTCGGTTTATTGCCTGGAGTAGCGATGCGGTCTATGATGGTGCCATTGGAAGAGACGACATAAACCATTCCCCCACCGAAATGGGCGACATATAAATTGCCAGCACGATCGAATTCGATACCATCTGGATCGCCTCCAGGCAATTGAATAAAAGTCTCTTTCTCGGTCAAAAAACCTTCGGTGCTGCGCCGAAATCGGCTGATCTGGCTCTTCGCCGATTCACAGACATAAAGCTTGCCGTCCAAGGGCGAGATGGCCAACCCATTGGGAAACGCCAGGCTATCGGCCGCTAATTGAAGTGAACCATCTCTCATCCGAAAGAAAAACAACCGACCATCGAGCCGATCTGGGCCATAACTATTGGGATCGGTGAAATACAGATTGCCATGTTCATCGAAAATCAGGTCATTTGGCCGATGAAACGGTTGATTCTGATAACCAGAGATCAGCACGCGGCATTTGCCCGATGGGGTGATTTTCACGATCGAACCCGATCCGAAATCGCAAGCAACGATGTCGCCGTCCGGTGCCACCGCAAGTCCATTCGTCCGTTTAAATGTGCTATCAGATGCAAATACCAGAGTATCGAGTTGCCCCCGCTTGACTGTTGCTAACCAATCGCCGTAGCAATTGGAAACATATAACGTTCCCTTACCATCCCAGGCTGGCCCTTCGGGAAAATGAAAGCCGGAGCTAACGAGTTGCCATTTCCTATCCATCGGTTCAGTTCGATGACAATCGGATTGGCTACCAATCATGATCAGCCCTATTAATAAAATAGGCAAATAAAATCGCATAGTCAAAATCCCTATTGTTTAAAATTTGGCTACCGCTGCGTGATTTCAGCGAGAATGGATACGAGTTACCGCATTATGCCAATGCCCGAGTTGATTTTTGAGTATTACTTGGATCGCGCATCAGCAGGCAGAGCAGCCAAATTTATAATTATTCAGCTGGACGTTCATTTCAACCTTTTGGCGTCCTTTTTGGAAATGTATCCCTCCCGACCGTCCAGCAATTTAACTTTATACCAATCGCCCGCAGTTTCGATTAATTCTAATTCGATCTCGCCTGGGACTTTCACCAGAGTAATGCTGGAAGAATTAGGTTCGGCCTTTATTTCAAAACGATTGGCGGCGGAGCCATTCACCTGGATTTTCATCACTGATGCTTGTTGCAATTGCTCGTTCGATAGTTCAAATCGATGCTCTTGCAGGTAAACTCCCATAGCATTCAATTTCTGCCAGAATCCCATCTGCTTGCTTACACGGCTTTGAGCTTTGAAATATTTATCTTCTTTACTTTTCAATTTCGCAGCCATGGCATATTTTTCCAGCGCTTGGTTGTAATTGCCAACCGCCTCCTCAAGCAATCCGACGTTATAAAGCGCCGCATGGTTGTATGGGTCCTGTTCCACGATGGCCGCATACTGAAGGTAAGCCGCATCCAGATCATAGCGATCCAAAGCCGCTTTGGCCGTTTCAGCATATCGTTTGAATTGATCCCCTTCAATTTTGGCAAATTCCAATTTCTGCAATTCAAACCTTGGGGCGAAATATCTCACTAGCTTCTGGGATACTTCCTGAAGGCACTTATCCACCGTTGCCTCCGGCGTGGGGAGATCAGAACCATATTCGCCTTCGCATTTTTTCAGCTCCTCTTTATGTTGCGCCTGATGCGAACCAATTACCTGTCCAGTCTCGACATTAATAAATCGCATGGTTGCAAGGGCAGTGGCAACCCGCTTATTGCAATCGACCGTGTAATCGCCCTTCTTTTTATCCTTCCGATTCTCTTTCACCCAACGATCGTCACATGAGACCGTGACCGTGCCAGTAATGATGGCATCGACCCCCAACATTTTGCCGACCTGGGCGGCCTGCGCTTCGTTGATCATCCCAGTCTGGGCCAATTGCAATTCTTGCATGACTCGCGCGATCTGGCTTCGCTCCACAATAGAAAACACATTGGTTCGAGCACCCTGCTGAAACGTTTTGCCTTCCTTTTTCCCCAAACCTAAAAATCCACTGCCAACGTCGCGAATGCCACGATCCTCCTCCAGCAATGCGGCAATCATCATATTGGCCAATTTTTCGCTGCTATCCATAAAGCGCTGCTGGGCTTGGTCTTTATCAGCGACTTTGGTGACTGCGTCCAGAACTTTCTCCCAATCTTTTTTCTTCGTTTTTCCCGGGGGATCATCCGCATGATAGCTACTAGTGACGGCAAAATCAGTGATGGCGATCTGCTTCACACCTTCTAACAATTGTTCTGGAGGCACCAAAATA
This region includes:
- a CDS encoding SMP-30/gluconolactonase/LRE family protein, which translates into the protein MRFYLPILLIGLIMIGSQSDCHRTEPMDRKWQLVSSGFHFPEGPAWDGKGTLYVSNCYGDWLATVKRGQLDTLVFASDSTFKRTNGLAVAPDGDIVACDFGSGSIVKITPSGKCRVLISGYQNQPFHRPNDLIFDEHGNLYFTDPNSYGPDRLDGRLFFFRMRDGSLQLAADSLAFPNGLAISPLDGKLYVCESAKSQISRFRRSTEGFLTEKETFIQLPGGDPDGIEFDRAGNLYVAHFGGGMVYVVSSNGTIIDRIATPGNKPTNLEFGGDDLKTLYLTEVETNSLYQLQMHYPGFKILTQKN